The nucleotide window CCGACGGCGCTGCCGCGCCGTTCGACCGGCACGAAATCGTACAGCCCGGCCCAGATGTTGGCGTCGTAGATGCCTTTGAAGAACCCGAAACAGGCCATGGCCGGAATCAAAATGGCGAGTTGCTGTGTCCAACCGCAAAGAAAGATAAACGGCGCGCCGCAGAGCAGGCCCAACGCTTGCACGAAGATGCGTCCGCCCGCGGAACGCTTGCGAAACGCATCGGCGCTGGCGCCGCCGACCAATGCGCCGAACATGCTGGCGACTTGAATATAGAACGTAGCGCTAAACCCGGAGAGCGCCAGGTCCATCTTGTACTGCTCTTTCAGAAACGACGGCATCCAACCAAGAAAGACCATCGCCACGCAATTTGCGCCGATGAACGCGGCCATCAGGCAAAGCGCCGTGGGGCGCTTACTCAACTCGACCGCCACGCGCCCCAAATCGACCGTGGTCAGCAAAACCTCGCGCGGCAATTCGCTCCAAGGGACAATCGGCCGCACTGCCTGGGGCGGAACCGTTTCGCCCGTCTCGATAGCGAGATTTCGCTCCGCCTCATCCCGCGCCGGCTCGCGAATGAACCACGCCAGCACCAGGCCCAGCACGCAGCCTGCCACGCCAAACACGACGAACGGAAACTGCCAGCCAAAATGTTGGGCCATCCAGCCCGCGAGCGCGCCGCCGCCGATCGTGCCGGCGTAAACACTCGTCTGATGCAATCCCATCGCTCGGGATCGTGTTCGCCGATCGTGATAGTCGCTGACTAGCGACATCGACGCCGGGAAATAAAACGTCTCGCCCAATCCTTCCGCGCCGCGCACCAGCACGAAATGCCAGACCTTGGAGCAAAGTGCTGTGAAGCCGGTGACGATGCTCCAGACATACAGGCCGCTGAGGATGATTCGTTTCCGCGGGAAGCGATCGACCACCAGCCCGGCGAACGGCGCGGTCAACGCATAGACCCACATGAACGCGGAGACGATGCGCCCTTGCTGCGTATTGGTCAGGTTGTACTCGCTCTTGAGCACCGGCAGGATCGCCGAAATCGCGGTGCGATCCGCATAGTTGAAGAAGCAGATGAACCAGAGCATCGCGACGACCGACCACTTATAGCCGGGCCCGACAACTGCGCCGGCATTTGGATTTCGCGATGCGGTCGACGGACTGACGTAGGGATTGCTCACAGTCGAGAAGCACCAGCTCGGGGCGAAGGGCGGCGAACCGGAATTGTGTCATCCGCGCCGGGTGCTCGCAACCGCCTGAAGCGTGATCTCGCGAGAAATATCGACCGCGGCGCGTCACCCGTCGTTCGTCGGCATGCCGAGTTGGCGCATTTTGCGATACAGGTTCGAGCGGTGCAGGCCGAGTTGCCGCGCCGCCTCGCTCATATTGCCGCGATTGCGGTGGATCACCTGCTGGATGTATTCGGACTGGTATTTTTCGGTCGCCTCGGCCAACGGCTGGTCGGACTCCAGCAGCCCACGCGATTGGCTCCCTGGCGACATGATGAACGCCAGGTCTTCGGCTTCGATCTTGTCCCCGTCGGACATATAGGCGAGCCGCTCCATCAGATTCCGCAACTCGCGGACATTGCCCGGCCAGGTGTGCGCCTCCAAGCGACGCTTGGCCACGGCGGACAACTTCGGCACGCGGCGCCGCGCCTTCCGGCAAAAGTCTTCCAAGAAGTGCTCCGCCAGCAGCAGCACGTCCTCGGGACGGTTGCGCAGCGGCGGTAGCTCAATCGTCACCACGTTCAATCGGAAGAACAAATCCTGGCGAAACTTCTTCGCGCGTACCATGTCCGCGAGGTTCTGATTTGTCGCGGCGATCACCCGAGCATCGGTGTGAATGGGCGTCGAACCGCCGACACGGACGACGATTTTTTCCTCCAACACGCGTAGTAGCTTCGCCTGGCCGGCCAGACTCAAATCGCCGATCTCGTCCAGAAAAATCGTGCCACCGGAGGCCAACTCGAACTTGCCTGCCCGGGTCTGATGCGCGTCGGTGAAGGCGCCTTTTTCGTGGCCGAATAGCTCGCTTTCCAGCAGCGTTTCAGTGATCGCCGCGCAGTTGATCGCCACGAACGGCTGGTAACGCCGATTGCTCAGATAGTGAACGGCTTGGCTGACGACCTCTTTGCCGGTACCGTTT belongs to Planctomycetia bacterium and includes:
- a CDS encoding MFS transporter, whose product is MSNPYVSPSTASRNPNAGAVVGPGYKWSVVAMLWFICFFNYADRTAISAILPVLKSEYNLTNTQQGRIVSAFMWVYALTAPFAGLVVDRFPRKRIILSGLYVWSIVTGFTALCSKVWHFVLVRGAEGLGETFYFPASMSLVSDYHDRRTRSRAMGLHQTSVYAGTIGGGALAGWMAQHFGWQFPFVVFGVAGCVLGLVLAWFIREPARDEAERNLAIETGETVPPQAVRPIVPWSELPREVLLTTVDLGRVAVELSKRPTALCLMAAFIGANCVAMVFLGWMPSFLKEQYKMDLALSGFSATFYIQVASMFGALVGGASADAFRKRSAGGRIFVQALGLLCGAPFIFLCGWTQQLAILIPAMACFGFFKGIYDANIWAGLYDFVPVERRGSAVG
- a CDS encoding sigma-54-dependent Fis family transcriptional regulator, giving the protein MERLRTILEITHQWNQTQEMEPLLVQMAEAATKLLRADRASIFLWDKPNRSLVGRPALGVAGGELRIPDDKGIVGQVVQSGESRRVDLADNQAQIDRRVDQKLGYETRTLLCVPLRGRAGELFGAFEMINKLQGNFTDDDEEALIELAAHAAVALENTDERQKLLTARKQLADETAQGIRLVGNSPAIEALRSAIRRVAITDLAIMVLGENGTGKEVVSQAVHYLSNRRYQPFVAINCAAITETLLESELFGHEKGAFTDAHQTRAGKFELASGGTIFLDEIGDLSLAGQAKLLRVLEEKIVVRVGGSTPIHTDARVIAATNQNLADMVRAKKFRQDLFFRLNVVTIELPPLRNRPEDVLLLAEHFLEDFCRKARRRVPKLSAVAKRRLEAHTWPGNVRELRNLMERLAYMSDGDKIEAEDLAFIMSPGSQSRGLLESDQPLAEATEKYQSEYIQQVIHRNRGNMSEAARQLGLHRSNLYRKMRQLGMPTNDG